The Euphorbia lathyris chromosome 3, ddEupLath1.1, whole genome shotgun sequence genome contains a region encoding:
- the LOC136221771 gene encoding protein NRT1/ PTR FAMILY 2.7-like encodes MDPEVEMQSSNTKRKGNWITFPFVLGTMACLTLASGGWMANLIVYLIEEFNVESIDAAQVFNRVNAGINFFPLIGAIIADSYLGSFSVVAISCCVSFVAALLITLTSVLDSLRPTPCPTGASNCESPSKFQYAVLYGDLVLGCIGFGISRFTLSTMGANQFDKEKDQATFFNWFFFELYFFSVIAFTGIVYIQDNVSWALGYEICLGATFIGLAVFLVGNRFYRHDKPKGSPFTSLAQVVVASIRKINMPTKVQDLYYQSHDAQLTNTLRFLNKAAIETEGDKKPDGSIAKPWRLCTVQQVEDFKAFIKVFPIWSSSILVAVEVALVQGSCTVLQALVMDRQLGHLKIPAGTITVLALISSSASLTVIDRYFPLLWRKVMRKLPTPLHKLGIGHVITALAMAVAAVVERRRLGMNNDKHVMSAVWLFPQLIILGIGEAFYFPGQVALYYQEFPASLHSTATAISSLIVGIAFYLSTAVIDIVRANSDWLPDDIDHGRLDNVYWVLVVIGIVNFGYFLCCAKFFKYKHTDEKVVAETSSGSAN; translated from the exons ATGGATCCAGAAGTAGAAATGCAAAGCTCTAACACAAAAAGGAAAGGCAACTGGATAACCTTCCCTTTCGTCCTCG GAACCATGGCCTGCTTGACACTAGCCAGTGGAGGATGGATGGCTAACTTGATAGTATATCTAATTGAAGAATTCAATGTGGAAAGCATAGATGCTGCTCAAGTATTCAATAGGGTTAATGCTGGAATCAATTTTTTCCCTCTAATTGGAGCCATTATTGCTGATTCTTACTTGGGCTCTTTCTCTGTTGTAGCCATTTCTTGCTGCGTCTCTTTTGTG GCGGCACTGCTTATAACCTTAACATCAGTGCTTGATTCATTGAGGCCTACACCGTGCCCAACCGGAGCAAGTAATTGCGAAAGTCCATCAAAATTTCAGTATGCAGTATTATATGGAGACTTAGTACTGGGTTGTATTGGTTTTGGAATATCTAGATTTACATTATCAACAATGGGAGCTAACCAATTCGATAAAGAAAAAGATCAAGCAACTTTTTTCAACTGGTTTTTCTTCGAATTATACTTTTTTTCAGTGATAGCATTCACAGGCATAGTGTATATACAAGATAATGTTAGTTGGGCCCTTGGGTATGAGATATGTTTGGGGGCTACTTTTATTGGTCTAGCAGTTTTCCTTGTTGGAAACAGATTTTATCGCCATGATAAGCCTAAAGGAAGTCCTTTCACAAGCTTAGCTCAAGTAGTAGTTGCTTCTATTCGGAAGATAAATATGCCTACCAAAGTTCAGGACTTGTATTATCAGAGTCATGATGCCCAATTAACCAACACTCTAAG GTTCTTGAATAAAGCAGCTATAGAAACAGAAGGAGATAAAAAACCAGATGGTTCAATTGCAAAACCATGGAGACTATGCACAGTACAACAAGTAGAAGATTTCAAGGCATTCATAAAAGTATTCCCGATTTGGTCAAGCAGTATACTAGTAGCTGTTGAAGTAGCACTAGTCCAAGGTAGTTGTACCGTCCTGCAAGCTCTAGTCATGGACCGTCAATTAGGCCATCTCAAAATCCCTGCAGGCACTATTACAGTCCTGGCACTGATTAGTTCATCCGCTTCTCTAACCGTAATAGACCGGTATTTCCCTTTGTTGTGGCGAAAAGTGATGCGAAAATTGCCAACTCCTCTCCATAAACTTGGTATTGGACATGTTATAACAGCATTGGCCATGGCTGTAGCAGCTGTGGTGGAGAGAAGAAGGCTTGGAATGAACAATGATAAGCATGTAATGTCGGCAGTATGGCTATTTCCACAGTTGATCATTCTTGGAATTGGGGAAGCATTTTATTTTCCAGGACAAGTTGCTCTGTATTACCAAGAATTTCCAGCATCTTTACATAGTACAGCAACTGCTATTAGTTCTTTGATTGTTGGGATTGCTTTCTATTTAAGTACAGCGGTGATCGATATCGTTCGAGCAAATTCGGATTGGTTACCGGATGATATTGATCATGGAAGGTTAGATAATGTGTATTGGGTATTAGTAGTGATAGGGATAGTAAACTTTGGTTACTTTCTTTGTTGTGCTAAGTTCTTTAAGTACAAGCACACTGATGAAAAGGTTGTGGCTGAAACTAGTTCGGGTTCGGCTAACTGA
- the LOC136223418 gene encoding protein NRT1/ PTR FAMILY 2.7-like, with translation MDPEVGMQISNTTRKGNWITFPFIFGTMACSTLAAGGLIANLIVYLIEEFNLKSIHAAQVFNKVNAGINFFPLVGAIIADSFLGSFSVVAISCCISFLGTLLITLTSVVDSLRPNPCQTGSIICQTASKLQYAVLYVALALGCIGFGISRFTLSTMGANQFEIEQDQASFFNWFFFAMYFFSVIAFTGIVYIQDNLSWGIGYGICLGATFMGLVVFLAGNKFYIHHKPKGSPFTGLAQVVVASLRKMKMPTWVQSDHDQHLLPPQLTNSFRFLNKATMETEGDKNPDGSIAKPWRLCTAQQVEDLKTLIKIFPIWSSNILVALEVALVQGSLTVLQALAMDRHLGLLKIPAGTITVLALISSSVSLTLIDRFLPLLWRNVMRKLPTPLLKLGIGHVIIALALAVAAVVETRRLGMDNDKQKMLAIWLFPQLILLGIGEAFYFPGQVAFYYQEFPASLHGTATAVSSLIVGIAFYLSTAFIDIVRANSEWLPDDIDHGRLDNVYWVLVVIGTINFGYFLCCAKLFNYKHNDEKDVPEICSGS, from the exons ATGGATCCAGAAGTGGGAATGCAAATCTCTAACACAACAAGAAAAGGCAACTGGATCACCTTCCCTTTCATCTTCG GAACAATGGCGTGCTCGACTCTAGCCGCTGGAGGATTGATAGCCAACTTGATTGTATATCTAATTGAAGAATTCAATCTCAAAAGCATTCATGCTGCTCAAGTTTTCAATAAGGTTAATGCTGGAATCAACTTTTTTCCTCTAGTTGGAGCCATCATTGCTGATTCTTTCTTAGGCTCTTTCTCTGTGGTGGCCATATCTTGTTGTATCTCTTTTCTG GGGACACTGCTTATAACATTAACATCAGTAGTTGATTCATTGAGGCCTAATCCATGCCAAACAGGATCAATCATTTGCCAAACTGCATCAAAACTTCAGTATGCAGTATTATATGTAGCTTTAGCCCTGGGTTGCATTGGTTTTGGAATATCTAGATTTACATTATCAACAATGGgagcaaaccaatttgaaatagAACAAGATCAAGCTAGTTTTTTCAACTGGTTTTTCTTCGCTATGTACTTTTTTTCGGTGATAGCTTTCACAGGCATTGTGTATATACAAGATAACTTAAGTTGGGGAATTGGGTATGGGATATGTTTGGGAGCTACTTTTATGGGTCTAGTTGTTTTCCTTGCTGGTAACAAATTTTACATCCATCATAAGCCAAAAGGAAGTCCTTTCACTGGCTTAGCTCAAGTAGTAGTTGCTTCCCTTCGGAAGATGAAGATGCCTACCTGGGTTCAGAGTGATCATGATCAACACCTATTGCCTCCCCAATTAACCAACTCTTTCAG GTTCCTGAACAAAGCAACAATGGAAACAGAAGGAGACAAAAATCCAGATGGATCAATTGCAAAACCATGGAGACTATGCACAGCACAACAAGTAGAAGATTTAAAGACACTTATAAAAATATTCCCAATATGGTCAAGCAATATATTAGTAGCCCTTGAAGTAGCACTAGTGCAAGGCAGTCTAACCGTCTTGCAAGCTCTAGCCATGGACCGTCACTTAGGCCTTCTAAAAATCCCTGCAGGCACTATTACAGTCCTGGCACTAATTAGTTCATCAGTTTCTCTGACCTTAATTGATCGGTTTTTGCCTTTGTTGTGGCGAAACGTAATGCGAAAATTGCCAACACCTCTCCTTAAACTTGGTATTGGACATGTGATAATAGCATTGGCCTTGGCTGTAGCAGCTGTGGTGGAAACAAGAAGGCTTGGAATGGACAATGATAAGCAGAAAATGTTGGCAATATGGCTATTTCCGCAGTTGATATTGCTTGGTATCGGAGAAGCATTTTATTTTCCAGGACAAGTTGCTTTCTATTACCAAGAATTTCCAGCCTCTTTACATGGTACAGCAACTGCTGTTAGTTCTTTGATTGTTGGCATTGCTTTCTATTTAAGCACAGCTTTCATCGATATAGTTCGAGCAAATTCCGAATGGTTACCGGATGATATTGATCATGGAAGGTTAGATAATGTGTATTGGGTATTAGTAGTGATTGGGACAATCAACTTTGGTTACTTTCTTTGTTGTGCTAAGCTCTTTAACTACAAGCACAATGATGAAAAGGATGTGCCTGAAATTTGTTCGGGTAGCTAG